One region of Azospirillum lipoferum 4B genomic DNA includes:
- a CDS encoding ABC transporter permease, with the protein MRPPHPDPLPGGEREIVPVGRRAGESTLSSLPGWPLLVGLLVLLPVLRLLWEAGDPAVIARVLDSPATWRATGNSIAIAAGATLAAALIGGPFALLIGLTDLRARTAMTFALILPLMIPPQIVAMAWTHLAGSGSPILKPLGLAPPVGTPNPVQSAMGMVLVMGIEHAPLVFLALRAALRAIPGDVLEAARASGAGPWRAVRGVVLPLCLPGLIAGLAMAFVAALGNFGVPALLGVPAGIPMLPTLIYRRLAGFGPSALPEVAVLAALIGLIACLGIAAQTILQSRIATRLPGGARPLAPLPLGTARAAVETMAWGVLLLLVAAPLAALLATSLVRVYGLPIGLDTLTLSHYREVLALDQVGRAFANSVLLSGSAALLLALLAIPLAHTMARGGGAGRIARAVGVLVELPHAVPGVVLGIGCILLFLKPLPGLGFSLYGTLWIILAAYLVRFVPLALRPVQAACAALDPTVEEAARALGAGPLRRLLTVVAPLVAPAAAAGGLLVFLTAFNELTVSILLWSQGRETLGVVVYALEEGGSPTLGAALGVIAILVVLAAMLAAGALGRRLPPGVVPWRE; encoded by the coding sequence ATGCGTCCCCCTCACCCCGACCCTCTCCCCGGGGGGGAGAGGGAGATCGTCCCGGTAGGTCGAAGGGCGGGGGAAAGCACCCTGTCCTCCCTCCCCGGCTGGCCGCTGCTGGTCGGGCTGCTCGTGCTCCTGCCGGTCCTGCGCCTGCTGTGGGAGGCCGGCGATCCGGCGGTGATCGCGCGCGTGCTGGACTCCCCGGCCACTTGGCGGGCCACCGGCAACAGCATCGCCATCGCCGCGGGAGCCACTCTGGCGGCGGCGCTGATCGGCGGACCCTTCGCCCTGCTGATCGGGTTGACCGACCTGCGCGCCCGCACGGCGATGACCTTCGCCCTGATCCTGCCGCTGATGATCCCGCCGCAGATCGTGGCGATGGCCTGGACCCATCTCGCCGGCTCCGGCAGTCCGATCCTGAAACCGCTGGGTCTCGCCCCGCCGGTCGGCACGCCGAACCCGGTGCAGTCGGCGATGGGCATGGTGCTGGTGATGGGGATCGAACATGCCCCGCTGGTCTTCCTCGCCCTGCGCGCGGCGCTCCGTGCCATCCCCGGCGACGTGCTGGAGGCGGCGCGGGCCTCCGGGGCCGGTCCATGGCGCGCGGTGCGCGGCGTGGTGCTGCCGCTCTGCCTGCCGGGGCTAATCGCCGGGCTCGCCATGGCCTTCGTCGCGGCGCTGGGGAATTTCGGGGTTCCGGCGCTGCTGGGCGTGCCGGCCGGCATCCCGATGCTGCCGACGCTGATCTATCGGCGGCTTGCCGGCTTCGGCCCGTCCGCCCTGCCCGAGGTGGCGGTGCTGGCTGCCCTGATCGGCCTCATCGCCTGTCTGGGCATCGCCGCCCAGACCATCCTGCAATCGCGCATCGCCACCCGCCTGCCCGGCGGCGCCCGCCCGCTGGCGCCGCTGCCGCTCGGCACAGCCCGCGCAGCGGTCGAGACGATGGCCTGGGGCGTTCTTCTGCTGCTGGTCGCGGCGCCGCTGGCGGCGTTGCTGGCGACCAGCCTCGTCCGGGTCTACGGCCTGCCCATCGGTCTCGACACGCTGACGCTGTCCCATTACCGCGAGGTGCTGGCGCTCGATCAGGTCGGGCGCGCCTTCGCCAATTCGGTGCTGCTGTCGGGATCGGCCGCCTTGCTGCTCGCCCTGTTGGCGATCCCGCTGGCCCACACCATGGCGCGGGGCGGCGGTGCCGGGCGGATCGCCCGCGCGGTCGGCGTGCTGGTGGAATTGCCGCATGCCGTGCCGGGGGTGGTGCTGGGCATCGGCTGTATCCTGCTGTTCCTCAAGCCGCTGCCGGGGCTGGGCTTCAGCCTGTACGGCACGCTGTGGATCATCCTGGCGGCCTATCTGGTCCGCTTCGTGCCGCTGGCCCTGCGACCGGTGCAGGCGGCCTGCGCCGCGCTCGACCCGACGGTGGAGGAGGCCGCCCGTGCGCTCGGCGCCGGGCCGCTGCGCCGCCTGCTGACGGTGGTGGCGCCGCTGGTCGCGCCGGCGGCGGCGGCCGGCGGGCTGCTGGTCTTCCTGACCGCCTTCAACGAGCTGACCGTTTCCATCCTGCTGTGGTCGCAGGGGCGGGAGACGCTGGGCGTCGTCGTCTATGCGCTGGAGGAAGGCGGCAGCCCGACGCTGGGCGCCGCCCTGGGCGTCATCGCCATTCTGGTCGTGCTGGCCGCCATGCTCGCCGCCGGGGCGCTGGGCCGCCGCCTGCCGCCCGGCGTGGTGCCCTGGCGGGAATAG
- a CDS encoding ABC transporter substrate-binding protein, which yields MKALLATLATVLTLALGHTALADGATGKLVLYTSQLEPDARQTVEAFKAKNPGVEVEWVRNGTTELMNKLRAEFAAGAPQPDLLLIADAVTMESLKADKRLQPYAGAPVSGYRPGTHDAQGYWFGTKLITTGIVYNTAAPMKPTSWQDLLKPEAKGTTVMPSPLYSGAAAIHMASIKAQPSLGMAYYEALQRNAVTAAKGNGGILKDVAGGAKLYGMVVDYLPIREQLKGAPVAFVFPKEGVSAVSEPVAILSTAKNPTAAKAFIDFLLSRDGQDLASRQGFLPALPGVNPPPGFPDPATITLLPYDPAKALAEDEANKRAFADLFGG from the coding sequence ATGAAGGCGCTTCTCGCCACCCTCGCCACGGTCCTGACGCTTGCCCTCGGCCACACCGCATTGGCGGACGGCGCCACCGGCAAGCTGGTGCTCTACACCTCGCAGCTGGAGCCGGACGCCCGCCAGACGGTGGAGGCCTTCAAGGCGAAGAACCCCGGCGTCGAGGTGGAGTGGGTCCGCAACGGCACCACCGAGCTGATGAACAAGCTGCGCGCCGAGTTCGCCGCCGGTGCGCCGCAGCCCGACCTGCTGCTGATCGCCGACGCGGTGACGATGGAATCGCTGAAGGCGGACAAGCGGCTGCAGCCCTATGCCGGCGCCCCCGTTTCCGGCTACCGCCCCGGCACGCACGATGCGCAGGGCTACTGGTTCGGCACCAAGCTGATCACCACCGGCATCGTCTACAACACCGCCGCCCCGATGAAGCCGACCTCCTGGCAGGACCTGCTGAAGCCGGAGGCCAAGGGCACCACGGTGATGCCGAGCCCGCTCTATTCCGGCGCCGCCGCCATCCACATGGCGTCGATCAAGGCGCAGCCGTCGCTGGGCATGGCCTATTACGAGGCGCTGCAGCGCAACGCCGTCACCGCGGCGAAGGGCAACGGCGGCATCCTGAAGGATGTGGCCGGCGGGGCGAAGCTCTACGGCATGGTCGTCGATTACCTGCCGATCCGCGAACAGCTGAAGGGCGCCCCCGTCGCCTTCGTCTTCCCCAAGGAGGGCGTCAGCGCGGTCAGCGAGCCGGTGGCGATCCTCAGCACCGCCAAGAACCCCACTGCAGCCAAGGCCTTCATCGACTTCCTGCTGAGCCGCGACGGTCAGGACCTTGCCTCCCGCCAGGGCTTCCTGCCGGCGCTGCCGGGCGTGAACCCGCCGCCGGGCTTCCCCGATCCGGCGACCATCACCCTGCTGCCCTATGACCCGGCCAAGGCCCTGGCCGAGGACGAGGCGAACAAGCGCGCCTTCGCCGACCTGTTCGGCGGGTGA